From Shewanella yunxiaonensis, the proteins below share one genomic window:
- a CDS encoding response regulator, which produces MALEALNILLVEDDPVFRDMIARFLRTRGALVTEAGDGRDGLEQFVKKRFDIILADLNMPNMDGLTMLRHIYNSGSSIPSIILSGNQRMALVTEALRLGASDYLVKPLSDLHAVEYAINQCLASTGVAPTGLNDDIDELSYLELNQNLALLEQNTEAAKCVQQQLFPGSAIDYPKVHVDYTLLTHNRVSPYFIDSAMVGGEHFIMYMAHFYPEDNRAAFACVLLKSFVNQKVKDSNNRIDDTVTNPQSMLKYLNERLVNAGVDLYCDIIYVALHLKHNELQVAQAGRGLRCYLRHGEALTRLALADSMQLGLFAWGHPSMQSRQLNGDDTLCLVTGIPAHKQMLMANDFHGLVYSPDTVEGGFVQMHIG; this is translated from the coding sequence ATGGCGCTTGAAGCTTTAAATATCTTATTGGTGGAAGATGATCCGGTATTTCGGGATATGATCGCAAGGTTTCTGCGAACTCGCGGAGCTTTAGTCACCGAAGCTGGAGATGGCCGTGATGGTCTGGAACAGTTCGTTAAAAAACGTTTCGACATCATCCTTGCCGATCTGAATATGCCCAACATGGATGGGCTGACGATGTTACGTCATATCTATAACAGTGGTTCCTCAATTCCCTCTATTATTCTATCCGGTAATCAGCGTATGGCACTGGTTACTGAAGCCTTACGTCTTGGCGCCAGCGACTATCTGGTTAAGCCGCTTAGTGATTTGCATGCCGTTGAATACGCTATTAACCAGTGTCTGGCATCTACAGGCGTAGCCCCCACTGGACTAAATGACGATATTGATGAGTTGTCTTATCTTGAACTCAACCAGAATCTGGCACTACTTGAGCAAAATACAGAGGCAGCCAAATGTGTCCAACAGCAGTTGTTTCCGGGCTCCGCCATTGATTATCCCAAAGTGCATGTTGATTACACCTTGCTAACCCATAACCGGGTAAGCCCTTACTTCATTGATTCCGCGATGGTGGGGGGGGAGCATTTCATCATGTATATGGCACATTTTTATCCTGAAGATAATCGTGCGGCTTTTGCCTGTGTCTTGCTGAAGAGTTTCGTCAATCAAAAAGTGAAAGACAGTAATAATCGTATTGATGACACTGTGACCAACCCTCAGTCCATGTTGAAATATCTTAACGAGCGTCTGGTCAATGCCGGGGTCGATCTCTACTGCGATATTATCTATGTGGCGCTGCATTTAAAGCATAATGAATTACAGGTGGCGCAGGCAGGGAGAGGGCTACGCTGTTATCTGCGTCATGGTGAAGCGTTAACCCGTCTGGCATTAGCGGATAGCATGCAACTAGGACTCTTTGCGTGGGGGCATCCGTCGATGCAATCACGTCAATTAAACGGTGATGACACGTTGTGCTTGGTTACCGGTATTCCCGCCCATAAGCAAATGTTAATGGCAAATGATTTTCATGGGCTGGTGTATTCGCCTGATACTGTTGAAGGCGGATTTGTGCAGATGCATATTGGGTAA
- a CDS encoding peptide MFS transporter produces MSPAATDKTFLGHPQGLYLLFTTELWERFSYYAMRAILVLYLVDKVRNEGGYGLGWDQDDALRLYAAFTGLFYLTPLFGGWLADNVLGQRQAIYLGGTLMALGQFSLGLPHHWISGYETVMFYLGLAGLVLGNGLFKPNISTMVGDLYPKGDHRRDGAFTIFYMGINLGAFLSAIVVGTVVRYFDGDYQAGFVCAGIGMLLSLLLQFLFAQKLLGDIGTLPSAKLERLKLGQQISAQKTPLTKVERDRIKVILIMGVFTAIFWAGFEQAGGLFNLFALNFTDRMISDWEVPTEWFQSLNSLFIFILAPIVASVWIRCGEREPNSPVKFAMALGFLAIGFLFMIAAVLQVDESTSAKASMLWLVAAYFFHTLGELSLSPIGLSMVTKLAPLRLISLMMGSWFVFTFIGNYTAGMVGSLIGNSDDQNMQLNNVLAIFAGIAIAAVIAGIILYFMADKLVDWMHGAETNLHTRREEEVLEQELAVTATHEVINKH; encoded by the coding sequence ATGAGCCCAGCCGCAACTGACAAGACCTTTTTAGGGCACCCTCAGGGCCTATATCTGCTGTTTACTACCGAGTTATGGGAACGTTTCAGCTATTACGCGATGCGTGCCATTTTGGTGTTGTACTTGGTCGACAAAGTCCGCAACGAAGGCGGCTATGGTCTTGGTTGGGATCAGGATGACGCGCTACGCCTCTACGCGGCATTTACTGGTCTGTTCTATTTGACGCCTTTGTTTGGTGGCTGGCTGGCAGACAATGTGCTAGGGCAGCGGCAAGCAATCTATCTTGGTGGTACCTTGATGGCCTTAGGCCAGTTTTCTTTGGGACTTCCTCACCACTGGATTTCAGGCTATGAAACAGTGATGTTTTATCTCGGTTTGGCTGGGCTTGTGCTGGGTAATGGTTTATTCAAACCGAATATCTCCACTATGGTCGGGGATCTGTACCCGAAAGGCGATCATCGGCGTGATGGTGCATTTACCATTTTCTATATGGGCATCAATCTGGGCGCCTTTCTGTCGGCAATCGTTGTCGGTACCGTGGTTCGTTACTTTGATGGCGATTATCAGGCCGGCTTTGTCTGTGCTGGCATCGGCATGCTGTTATCACTGTTATTACAGTTTCTGTTTGCGCAGAAATTACTCGGCGATATAGGAACCTTACCTTCAGCCAAGTTAGAAAGACTCAAGCTAGGACAACAGATCAGTGCTCAAAAAACGCCACTCACTAAAGTAGAACGGGATCGTATCAAAGTGATTTTAATCATGGGCGTGTTTACCGCGATATTTTGGGCAGGTTTTGAACAAGCCGGAGGTCTATTTAATTTGTTTGCACTGAATTTTACCGACCGCATGATTAGTGACTGGGAAGTACCCACGGAATGGTTTCAGTCACTCAACTCACTGTTTATTTTTATATTAGCTCCGATAGTCGCATCAGTGTGGATCCGCTGTGGTGAACGTGAGCCTAATTCACCGGTGAAATTCGCTATGGCATTAGGATTTCTGGCGATAGGCTTTCTGTTCATGATCGCGGCAGTACTGCAAGTCGATGAAAGCACCTCAGCCAAAGCGAGCATGTTATGGCTGGTGGCGGCTTACTTCTTTCATACTCTAGGCGAATTGAGCCTGTCGCCGATAGGATTGTCCATGGTGACCAAACTGGCTCCCCTGCGTTTGATTTCCTTGATGATGGGAAGTTGGTTTGTCTTTACCTTTATCGGCAATTATACCGCCGGCATGGTGGGGTCATTGATTGGTAATAGCGACGACCAGAATATGCAGCTGAATAATGTTCTGGCCATTTTTGCTGGAATTGCCATTGCTGCGGTGATTGCCGGAATTATTCTCTATTTTATGGCCGATAAACTGGTGGACTGGATGCATGGTGCAGAAACCAATCTTCATACCCGTCGCGAGGAAGAAGTGCTAGAGCAGGAACTGGCCGTAACAGCAACACATGAAGTCATCAATAAACACTGA